Proteins from one Planctomyces sp. SH-PL62 genomic window:
- a CDS encoding DUF1080 domain-containing protein — MMRLGMNIFTSLIFALAIGVPCFAEAPAEGKPLFDGKSLDGWEHVGPGRFVVEDGQLRTEGGMGLLYYSREKLGDCTIKVVYKLGTPRSNSGLYIRIAEKPADPWYAVHHGFEVQIVDGGRSARGAGSVYTFADAKAQPGKSGEWNTLEVTLKGNRISTAINGTPVADFDSSELKPQAKETTGEGDPARGPRPETGYIGLQNHDKDSIVFFKEVSVRPLAKSAD; from the coding sequence ATGATGCGCCTGGGCATGAACATCTTCACGAGCCTGATATTCGCTCTCGCGATCGGCGTCCCCTGCTTCGCGGAGGCGCCGGCCGAGGGCAAGCCGCTGTTCGACGGGAAGAGCCTGGACGGGTGGGAGCACGTCGGCCCGGGTCGGTTCGTGGTCGAGGACGGCCAGCTTCGGACCGAGGGCGGGATGGGGCTGCTCTACTATTCGCGCGAGAAGCTGGGCGACTGCACCATCAAGGTCGTGTACAAGCTCGGGACGCCCCGATCGAATTCGGGCCTCTACATCCGGATCGCCGAGAAGCCGGCCGATCCCTGGTACGCCGTCCACCACGGCTTCGAGGTCCAGATCGTCGACGGCGGCCGGTCGGCCCGGGGCGCGGGCTCGGTCTACACCTTCGCCGACGCCAAGGCCCAGCCCGGCAAGTCCGGCGAATGGAACACGCTCGAAGTCACGCTCAAGGGGAACCGGATCTCCACCGCGATCAACGGCACGCCGGTCGCCGACTTCGACTCTTCCGAACTGAAGCCCCAGGCCAAGGAAACAACCGGCGAGGGCGACCCCGCGCGCGGCCCCAGGCCGGAGACCGGCTACATCGGCCTGCAGAACCACGACAAGGATTCGATCGTCTTTTTCAAGGAAGTCTCGGTCCGTCCGCTGGCCAAGTCCGCCGACTGA
- a CDS encoding MGH1-like glycoside hydrolase domain-containing protein: MNTEKMRLEDVRNGVAEWKKWGPYLSERQWGTVREDYSQNGDAWNFFTHDHARSRAYRWGEDGLAGLSDDQQRLCFALALWNGKDPILKERLFGLTNSEGNHGEDVKEYYFYLDSTPTHSYMKYLYKYPQAAYPYADLVETNRRRNRNEMEYELLDTGVFDGDRYFDVFVEYAKSAPEDVLVRITAVNRGPDPAELHLLPTLWFRNDWSAWIAESNRAARKPNLRQVETSPGVRAVAGTHPLLGEFTLYCEGDAPLLFTENETNHVRLFPGRENESPYVKDGINDYVVQGRRDAVNPARQGTKAAAHYRAEVAAGQSLVIRLRLARASSPELDGELLGADFDRIFADRLCEADEFYESVTPPSVGAEAADVMRQALAGMLWSKQFFFFDGDDWLDEHNSNPLHSGYRNSRNSEWFHMLNRDIISMPDKWEYPWYASWDLAFHTLPLAIVDPDFAKDQMKLMLKSVYLHPSGQLPAYEWNFSDVNPPVHAWATLFLHRTAQAIGGEPDVEFLASAFNKLMLNFTWWANRKDRYGRNVFEGGFLGLDNIGVFDRSAPLPTGGYLEQADGTAWMALFSQNMTELAIELSTHDPVYEDMVLKFAEQFFYIAAAMNRSGRDGMWDEEDGFYYDLLQLPDGTATRLKVRSLVGLLPLCATTVIEPWQREHIPRAMAGLLSRLRRIPELVRTMHPTGPGHYGVQDRGVLAVLNPERLRRILAKMLDEEEFLGPHGIRSVSKFHKRNPYVLHVQGVEYRVDYVPAESDTGMFGGNSNWRGPVWMPVNAMIIRALLQFYLYYGDGFQIECPTGSGNLMNLFEVSREISDRLTRVFLRDERGRRPVYGGTEKFQTDPHWRDYLLFYEYFHGDDGAGLGASHQTGWTGLVAKFIQLYGVLDPKRALELGKMSAFQKV; this comes from the coding sequence ATGAACACCGAGAAGATGCGGCTTGAGGACGTCCGCAACGGGGTGGCCGAATGGAAAAAATGGGGGCCTTATCTGTCCGAGCGACAGTGGGGCACCGTGCGTGAAGACTACAGTCAGAATGGGGACGCCTGGAACTTCTTCACCCACGATCACGCCCGCTCGCGGGCCTATCGCTGGGGCGAGGACGGTCTGGCGGGGCTCTCCGACGATCAGCAGCGCCTCTGCTTCGCCCTGGCCCTCTGGAATGGGAAAGATCCCATTCTCAAGGAGCGCCTCTTCGGGTTGACCAACAGCGAAGGCAACCACGGCGAGGATGTCAAGGAGTATTATTTCTACCTCGACAGCACGCCGACCCACTCGTACATGAAATACCTGTACAAGTATCCGCAGGCGGCCTATCCCTACGCCGATCTTGTGGAGACGAACCGGCGGCGCAATCGCAACGAGATGGAGTATGAACTCCTCGACACGGGCGTCTTCGACGGCGACCGGTACTTCGACGTCTTCGTCGAGTACGCCAAGTCCGCCCCCGAGGACGTCCTGGTGCGGATCACGGCCGTGAACCGGGGGCCTGATCCGGCCGAATTGCACCTCCTGCCGACGCTCTGGTTTCGAAACGACTGGTCGGCTTGGATCGCCGAATCGAACCGAGCCGCCCGCAAGCCGAACCTCCGGCAGGTCGAGACCTCGCCGGGCGTGCGCGCGGTCGCGGGGACGCACCCGCTGCTCGGCGAGTTCACCCTTTACTGCGAAGGCGACGCGCCGCTCCTCTTCACCGAGAACGAGACCAACCACGTGCGGCTGTTCCCCGGTCGAGAGAACGAGAGCCCCTACGTCAAGGACGGCATCAACGACTACGTGGTGCAGGGGCGTCGAGACGCGGTGAATCCGGCGAGGCAAGGCACGAAAGCCGCGGCGCATTATCGCGCCGAGGTCGCCGCCGGTCAGTCCCTGGTGATTCGCCTACGGCTCGCCCGGGCTTCCTCGCCGGAGCTGGACGGCGAACTGTTGGGAGCGGATTTCGATCGGATCTTCGCCGACAGGCTTTGCGAGGCCGACGAGTTCTACGAGTCCGTCACGCCGCCGTCGGTCGGCGCCGAGGCGGCCGATGTGATGCGCCAGGCGCTGGCGGGCATGCTCTGGAGCAAGCAGTTCTTCTTCTTCGACGGCGACGACTGGCTCGACGAGCACAACTCGAACCCGCTGCACTCGGGATATCGGAACTCCCGGAATTCGGAATGGTTCCACATGTTGAATCGAGACATCATCTCGATGCCCGACAAGTGGGAGTACCCCTGGTACGCGTCGTGGGATCTGGCCTTCCACACGCTTCCGCTGGCGATCGTGGACCCCGACTTCGCCAAGGACCAGATGAAGCTGATGCTCAAGTCGGTGTACTTGCATCCCAGCGGTCAGCTCCCGGCTTACGAGTGGAATTTCAGCGACGTGAACCCGCCGGTCCACGCCTGGGCCACCCTCTTCCTGCATCGCACCGCGCAGGCGATCGGCGGCGAGCCTGACGTCGAATTCCTGGCGTCGGCGTTCAACAAGCTGATGCTGAATTTCACCTGGTGGGCGAATCGCAAGGATCGCTACGGGCGGAACGTCTTCGAGGGGGGCTTTCTCGGGCTCGACAACATCGGCGTCTTCGACCGCAGCGCCCCGCTCCCCACCGGCGGCTATCTGGAGCAGGCCGACGGCACGGCCTGGATGGCCCTGTTCAGCCAGAACATGACGGAGCTCGCCATCGAGCTTTCGACCCACGATCCGGTCTACGAGGACATGGTCCTGAAGTTCGCCGAGCAGTTCTTCTACATCGCCGCGGCCATGAACCGCTCCGGGCGGGATGGCATGTGGGATGAGGAAGACGGCTTCTACTACGACCTGCTCCAGCTCCCCGACGGGACCGCCACGCGGCTCAAGGTGCGTTCGCTGGTCGGCCTGCTCCCCCTCTGCGCCACCACGGTCATCGAGCCGTGGCAGCGAGAGCACATCCCTCGGGCGATGGCCGGCCTGTTGAGTCGGCTGCGGCGGATCCCGGAGCTGGTTCGCACGATGCATCCCACCGGCCCGGGGCATTACGGCGTGCAGGATCGGGGCGTTCTCGCGGTCCTCAACCCGGAGCGGCTCCGCCGGATCCTCGCGAAGATGCTCGACGAGGAGGAATTCCTGGGGCCCCACGGCATCCGCTCGGTCTCGAAGTTCCACAAGCGGAACCCCTACGTCCTGCACGTGCAGGGCGTGGAGTATCGGGTGGATTATGTGCCGGCCGAATCGGACACCGGCATGTTCGGCGGCAACTCGAACTGGCGAGGCCCCGTCTGGATGCCGGTGAACGCCATGATCATCCGGGCCCTCCTGCAATTCTACCTGTACTACGGCGACGGCTTTCAGATCGAATGCCCCACCGGATCGGGCAACCTGATGAACCTCTTCGAGGTGAGCCGGGAAATTTCCGACCGGCTCACACGCGTCTTCCTGCGCGACGAGCGCGGCAGGCGTCCGGTCTACGGCGGAACGGAAAAGTTCCAGACCGACCCCCATTGGCGGGATTATCTCCTCTTCTATGAATACTTCCACGGCGACGACGGCGCGGGCCTGGGCGCCAGCCATCAGACCGGTTGGACCGGGCTCGTGGCCAAGTTCATCCAGCTTTACGGCGTCCTGGATCCGAAGCGGGCCCTGGAACTCGGCAAGATGTCGGCCTTCCAGAAAGTCTGA